A window from Citrus sinensis cultivar Valencia sweet orange chromosome 5, DVS_A1.0, whole genome shotgun sequence encodes these proteins:
- the LOC102623819 gene encoding mitogen-activated protein kinase homolog NTF3, whose amino-acid sequence MATPVEPPNGIRSPGKHYYSMWQTLFEIDTKYVPIKPIGRGAYGIVCSSVNRETNEKVAIKKINNAFENRVDALRTLRELKLLRHLQHENVIALKDVMMPSHRRNFKDVYLVYELMDTDLHQIIKSSQALTNDHCQYFLFQLLRGLKYLHSANILHRDLKPGNLLVNANCDLKICDFGLARTSNGKNQFMTEYVVTRWYRAPELLLCCDNYGTSIDVWSVGCIFAELLGRKPIFPGTECLNQLKLIINILGSRREEDLEFIDNPKARKYIKSLPYTPGTPFSRLYPNAHPLAIDLLQKMLVFDPTKRISVTEALQHPYMSPLYDPSSNPPAQVPIDLDMDEESGEEMIREMMLKEMLHYHPEAITANTEVCSS is encoded by the exons ATGGCAACTCCAGTGGAGCCTCCTAATGGGATCAGGTCCCCAGGGAAACATTATTATTCCATGTGGCAAACCTTGTTTGAGATTGATACAAAATATGTGCCCATCAAACCTATTGGTCGAGGGGCATATGGTATTGTGTGCTCTTCTGTCAACAGGGAAACCAATGAGaaagttgcaataaaaaagataaacaatGCATTTGAGAACCGTGTTGACGCTCTGAGAACTTTGCGAGAACTGAAGCTTCTTCGGCATCTTCAACATGAAAATGTGATCGCACTGAAAGACGTAATGATGCCTAGTCATAGGAGAAACTTCAAGGATGTCTATCTGGTTTATGAACTCATGGATACCGATCTGCATCAAATTATTAAGTCTTCTCAGGCTCTCACAAATGATCACTGCCAATACTTTCTCTTCCAG TTGCTTCGAGGTCTGAAGTATCTTCATTCAGCAAACATTCTCCACCGTGACTTGAAGCCTGGGAATCTTCTCGTCAATGCAAACTGTGACCTAAAGATATGTGATTTTGGGCTGGCACGCACTAGCAATGGCAAGAATCAGTTTATGACAGAGTATGTTGTCACTCGCTGGTACCGAGCTCCAGAGCTTCTCCTATGCTGTGACAACTATGGGACATCCATTGATGTCTGGTCTGTTGGATGCATCTTTGCTGAGCTACTTGGTCGCAAACCTATCTTCCCCGGAACAGAGTGTCTTAACCAGCTTAAACTTATCATCAACATCCTTGGCAGCCGAAGGGAGGAGGATCTTGAGTTTATTGACAACCCAAAGGCGAGGAAATACATTAAATCGCTTCCGTATACACCTGGGACTCCCTTTTCCCGTCTTTACCCGAATGCGCATCCTTTAGCTATTGATCTGCTGCAAAAGATGCTTGTTTTTGACCCTACAAAGAGGATTAGTGTTACTGAAGCACTCCAACACCCTTACATGTCCCCACTGTATGATCCTAGCTCTAACCCTCCAGCTCAGGTGCCTATTGATCTTGATATGGATGAGGAATCAGGGGAAGAGATGATAAGGGAAATGATGTTGAAGGAAATGCTGCATTACCACCCCGAGGCAATTACAGCCAACA